A genome region from Ctenopharyngodon idella isolate HZGC_01 chromosome 5, HZGC01, whole genome shotgun sequence includes the following:
- the casr gene encoding extracellular calcium-sensing receptor has translation MRFHLKFYLHYLVLLGFSCVISTYGPYQRAQKTGDILLGGLFPIHFGVASKDQDLAARPESTECVRYNFRGFRWLQSMIFAIEEINNSSTLLPNITLGYRIFDTCNTVSKALEASLSFVAQNKIDSLNLDEFCNCTGNIPSTIAVVGASGSAVSTAVADLVGLFYIPQISYASSSRLLSNKNQYKSFMRTIPTDEYQAIAMAAIIDHFQWNWVIAIASDDEYGRPGIEKFENEMFHRDICIDLNVLISQYIDEAEIRRLADRIENSTARVIAVFASGPDIEPLIKEMVRRNVTDRVWLASEAWASSSLVAKPEYLDVMGGTIGFALRAGNIPGFKEFLQQVHPKKSSHNEFVREFWEETFNCYLEDSPRNEESENGSTSFRPLCTGEEDIASVETPYLDYTHLRISYNVYVAVYAIAQALQDILTCTPGKGLFANGSCADIRKVEAWQVLKQLRHLNFINSMGERVRFDNGSELSANYTIINWHRSPEDGSVVFKEVGYYSIHNKNGAKLSIDKTKILWNGHLTEVPFSNCSEECEPGTRKGIIDGKPTCCFECTECSDGEYSDHKDASVCSKCPNNSWSNGNHTSCFLKEIEYLSWTEPFGIALALFAVLGVLLTAFVLGVFVQFRDTPVVKASNRELSFLLLFSLICCFSSSLIFIGEPQDWTCRVRQPAFGISFVLCISCILVKTNRVLLVFEAKIPTSLHRKWWGLNLQFLLVFLFTFVQVMICVVWLYNAPPGSYKNYDIDEIIFITCNEGSMMALGFLIGYTCLLAAICFFFAFKSRKLPENFTEAKFITFSMLIFFIVWISFIPAYFSTYGKFVSAVEVIAILASSFSLLACIFFNKVYIILLKPSRNTIEEVRCSTAAHSFKAAAKATLRHSSASRKRSGSVGGSSASSPSSSISLKTNGNESPSTRRHSQKPRVSFGSGTVSLSLSFEEARKNSVK, from the exons atgaggtttcatCTGAAGTTTTACTTGCATTACCTGGTTCTATTGGGTTTCAGCTGTGTAATTTCTACCTATGGCCCATATCAGAGGGCCCAGAAGACAGGTGACATACTGCTGGGGGGGCTTTTCCCAATACACTTTGGGGTGGCCTCCAAAGACCAGGATCTTGCAGCAAGGCCAGAGTCAACTGAGTGTGTCAG atataACTTTCGTGGATTCCGTTGGCTACAATCTATGATCTTTGCTATAGAGGAGATCAACAACAGCTCTACTCTTCTTCCAAACATCACACTTGGCTACCGCATATTTGACACATGCAACACTGTTTCGAAGGCCCTAGAGGCGTCGCTAAGCTTTGTTGCACAGAATAAGATTGATTCACTCAACTTGGATGAGTTCTGTAACTGCACAGGGAACATCCCATCAACCATTGCAGTGGTTGGAGCATCTGGATCTGCAGTGTCTACAGCAGTGGCTGATCTAGTGGGCCTCTTCTACATTCCTCAG ATCAGCTATGCTTCATCCAGTCGACTTTTGAGCAACAAGAATCAGTACAAATCCTTCATGAGAACTATCCCTACAGATGAGTATCAGGCTATTGCTATGGCTGCCATCATTGACCACTTCCAGTGGAACTGGGTAATTGCTATCGCCTCTGATGATGAATATGGCCGTCCGGGTAttgaaaagtttgaaaatgaaatgtttcatAGGGACATCTGCATCGATCTCAATGTTTTAATTTCACAATACATTGATGAAGCTGAGATTCGCCGTCTGGCAGACCGCATTGAAAACTCAACCGCCAGGGTCATTGCTGTGTTTGCTAGTGGACCAGATATTGAGCCACTTATTAAAGAGATGGTGAGGCGAAATGTCACAGACCGCGTCTGGTTGGCGAGTGAGGCATGGGCCAGCTCTAGCCTGGTTGCCAAGCCAGAGTACCTTGATGTCATGGGTGGAACGATTGGCTTTGCACTGAGGGCTGGGAACATACCTGGCTTTAAAGAATTCTTACAGCAAGTCCATCCAAAGAAGTCCAGCCATAATGAATTTGTGAGGGAATTTTGGGAAGAGACTTTTAACTGCTACCTAGAAGATAGTCCAAGGAATGAGGAAAGTGAAAATGGCAGTACAAGTTTCAGACCACTGTGCACTGGTGAAGAGGACATTGCAAGTGTAGAGACACCGTACCTGGACTACACGCACCTAAGGATTTCTTACAATGTGTACGTGGCTGTTTATGCCATAGCACAGGCACTTCAGGACATACTTACCTGCACACCTGGAAAAGGATTGTTTGCTAATGGCTCTTGTGCAGACATTAGGAAAGTTGAAGCATGGCAG GTTCTGAAACAACTGAGACACCTCAACTTCATAAACAGCATGGGGGAGAGGGTGCGTTTTGACAACGGCAGTGAGCTCTCAGCAAATTATACCATTATAAACTGGCATCGATCTCCTGAGGATGGGTCTGTTGTATTTAAGGAAGTTGGTTATTACAGCATACATAACAAGAACGGGGCCAAACTTTCCAttgacaagacaaaaatactgtggAACGGCCATCTTACTGAG GTACCATTTTCCAACTGTAGCGAGGAGTGTGAACCTGGAACCAGAAAAGGAATTATTGATGGCAAACCCACATGCTGCTTTGAGTGTACAGAGTGTTCAGATGGGGAGTACAGTGATCATAAAG ATGCCAGTGTTTGCTCTAAATGCCCAAACAACTCCTGGTCTAACGGCAATCACACTTCCTGCTTTCTGAAGGAGATTGAGTATCTGTCCTGGACCGAACCTTTTGGGATCGCTTTGGCCTTATTTGCAGTGCTTGGGGTTCTGTTAACAGCTTTTGTGTTGGGTGTTTTTGTGCAATTCCGTGATACTCCAGTTGTGAAAGCATCCAACCGAGAGCTGTCATTTCTTTTGCTGTTCTCACTTATCTGTTGTTTCTCTAGCTCTCTTATTTTCATAGGCGAACCACAGGACTGGACATGCCGTGTACGGCAACCAGCCTTTGGAATCAGCTTTGTGTTATGCATCTCTTGCATTCTGGTTAAAACCAATCGTGTCCTACTGGTGTTTGAAGCCAAAATCCCCACCAGTCTCCACCGTAAATGGTGGGGACTGAACCTGCAGTTCTTACTAGTGTTCCTGTTCACATTTGTGCAAGTGATGATCTGCGTGGTTTGGTTGTACAATGCTCCACCAGGGAGTTACAAGAACTATGACATTGATGAGATCATCTTTATCACCTGTAATGAGGGCTCCATGATGGCGTTGGGATTCCTCATTGGCTACACATGCCTGCTGGCTGCCATCTGTTTCTTCTTTGCATTCAAGTCTCGGAAACTTCCTGAAAACTTCACAGAGGCCAAGTTCATAACATTTAGTATGctaatttttttcattgtttggaTCTCCTTCATCCCTGCATACTTCAGCACGTATGGCAAATTTGTCTCAGCGGTTGAGGTCATTGCCATTCTGGCTTCCAGCTTCAGTTTGCTAGCCTGCATCTTTTTCAACAAGGTGTACATCATTCTCTTAAAACCATCCAGGAACACAATTGAGGAGGTTCGCTGTAGCACAGCAGCTCATTCGTTCAAAGCAGCAGCGAAGGCGACGCTACGGCACAGCTCTGCCTCCAGAAAGAGGTCAGGCAGTGTGGGTGGGTCCTCTGCCTCCTCGCCCTCTTCATCAATCAGCCTGAAGACCAATGGGAATGAGTCCCCCTCTACACGCAGACATAGTCAAAAACCAAGGGTGAGCTTTGGAAGTGGAACAGTCAGTCTCTCCTTGAGCTTTGAGGAAGCTAGAAAGAACTCGGTGAAATGA